The Pelodiscus sinensis isolate JC-2024 chromosome 24, ASM4963464v1, whole genome shotgun sequence genomic interval tttgttgccctctgctggactctctccagtgggtccacatcctttctgtaactgggggggggggggggcagaactggacacagtactccagatgtagcctccccagtgccgaataaaggggaataatcacttctctagatctgctgacacaTGTTCCTCCTCCATGCACCCTAATAtgtattccattagccttcttggctacaagggcacactgttgactcatatccagcttctcatccactgtaacccccaggtccttttctaccaaactgctacttagccaatcggtcccagcctgtaacaatgcttgggcttcttccatctcaagtgcaggactctacacttgtccttgttgaacctcatcggatttattttggcctaatcctccagtcactctggaccctatccctacccctcCAGAATGTGTACCAGACTTTGAGCTGTTgctcactacctgttgagcccaacaatctagctgGCTTTCTAACCCCCATttatccatacttccttaacttgctggcaagaatactctgggagactgtatcaaaagctttgctaaagtcaaggtacatcgcATCCACTGCCTGCTTGCACCTTTTCCATGCACGCTAGTTGTGGCCACGTCTTATAAGCTTTCATTTTTCACTTTAGAGTAAATTTATAGGCCCAGTTGTCATAAGAGAGGGGAGTGGcatctaatggttagagcaggggaatGGGAGCTAGGACTTCTGGCTTCACTCCCCAGCTGTGGGCAGCAACTGTCTCTTAGTAGTGTGTGTTTGTTGTGTAATAAGCCCTCCTACTTGTGCCACAGTGTTTGATGGAGAGTAGCTTTGCATCCACCACCCTGTGTGTGaatgctggggctggctgggctcagGGCATGGGGGGAGTTTAGGAGCCATGGCCCAGTGCTGGTGGCAGGCGTGAGtgtagctgggggtgggaggggagccctggcctGGGATGCGCtagctggctgggcagctctcctgccaccGGGGTGGGCCGGGCAGTGGcctttcccagccccctgccatggggAAGAGGTGGCCTGACAGGCGCTGCTTGGAGGGAGCCAGTTCAGGGCCAGAAGTGCCCAAAGAGGGGTTTTCCAGTGCAGCAGGGCCCCCACCCCAGTCTAAACTGCCTGTGTGTCTCTGCTCTTGCAGGTACAGCCTACGATTTCTCTGCTCAGGTCTGTCTCCCACCCCAGCCGCCGAACACCCCCACGCACCCCTGTTCCTGAGGGCCGGGTGATGTCCCCGGTTCTCCCCCGATCATGAGCACCACCTGTGAGCAGAGGCAGGTATCCTTTGAGGGCAGCAGCGGGGGCAATGTTGGTGGGGCTGGCTCAGGAGCCCCCCGGCGCACCCGAGTCCCGCGAGGGGCcgagccccagggccaggccaacGACGACATGGACGCCAATAGCAACGGTTCCAGTGGCAACGAGTCGCAAAGCCACGATTCCCTGCGCAGCGACCACAGCAGCAGTGGGAACGGCAAGGACTCAGCGCTGCTGGAGACAACCGAGAGCAGCAAAAGGTATGGGGGGGTGGCTAGTGGGCCGCGGGGGCATGGGCTGGCTCCTGGCTTATGGGCCCTGGTCTCTGGGTGTGGAGGAGTGTGGGCTGGGTCTGTGCTGGACTTGCCATGTTTGTGGACCCTGGTGTCCAGGAGCCGGGCCTGGTGGGGCAGGACATGCTGGCAAAGGGCAGGGGATGGAATTCATGCCCCTTCCCTGGCTGTCCCACCCTGGGAAGAGGAGGCATTAGGTGACCCAGCCTCTGGGATGCCCCGGTGATGAGTGTTACAGGCTCTGCAGCTTTAGAGAGaaatgtaagtgtgtgtgtgtgggggggggggcagctcctctCCGCCTGTtcatgcctgggggtggggactgcCTGtgctggtgcctcctgctgggagctTAGAGTGGGCACCCTGATGTGCcagctccgtctctctctccccacagcaccaACTCCCAGAGCCTGTCGCCCCCCAGCAGTTCCATCGCCTACAGCCTGCTGAGCACCAGCTCCGAGCAGGACAACCCCTCCACCAGCGGCTGCAGGTAGGCTGGGGGGCGCAAAGCCCTGGCGGGATCCATCCCTCACATGCATCACGTTGTGCAGCACGTGGCTCCTTTCGCCTCTGGGGAAGCCAGACTGTGCAGAATCACACAGGAGTaaagagggcagtgggggctagtggttagagtaagGGAGCTggaaaccaggactcctgggatctcttccccagctctgggagcagaATGGGGGCtggtggttacagcaggggaatctgtgagccaggactcctgggttctcttcctgtgTTTGCCACCGACTTCCAACATGCCCCAGGGAAAGTCCTTTCCTCTCCCTGGCATCCACAGTGCGGGGCTGCcctccagcagcagggggagcgtGTCTTGGCACTGTCCCGTGTCCCTCATGGCGTGAGGGGTGGGGCACTGTCTCCCGTGGCTCACTGGCCTTTCCTTGCCTGGCCCTTGCAGCAGTGAGCAGTCGGCGCGAGTGAAGACCCAGAAGGAGCTGATGAAAGCGCTGAAGGAGATGAAGATCCGGCTGCCCTCGGAAAAGCGCGGCAAGGGTCAGTCGGGCACCCTGGCCACCCTGCAGTATGCGCTGTCCTGTGTCAAGCAGGTCCAAGGTACGAGGTGCTGGGCTGGTGCGGGGGAGCTGTGCCCTGTTCGGGCAGGTTGGGGCGCTGGGTTGGTGCGGGGGACCTAGGGCTGGTGCAGGCAGGCCAGGGCAGCTAGGGGGCAGCGGGGTGAGAGCCCAGAGGCAGCCTGGTTGCTGTCTGTGGTACCCTGGAGgctgcggggcagtgccaggcagTGCTACCAGCCGCAGCGCTGACgggctctctgctctgcccgCAGCCAGCCACGACTACTACCAGCAATGGACCATTGATGAGGGCCAGCCCTGCGCCCTGGACGTCTCCAGCTACACCATCGAGGAGCTGGAGAGCATCACCTCCGAGTACACCCTCAAGAATCCAGTGAGTGCCCCTGCCCACTCCCGCATGGTGCCCCAACTCCCGGGACCGCTGCCTCCCCAggcctccctgccagcccttaTGAACCCGTGAGATGCCCCCATCCAGGCCACCTTGCCTCTATCCCCTGCgagtcctgtgccccccccccacctgcgcccagccctccccagagtgTGACCCCCAGGTACCCCAATGCCATCTCCCAActcacctccctctctctccctgcccccatccccgcaGGACACCTTTGCCGTGGCTGTCTCCTTCGTCACCGGCAAGATCCTCTACATCTCCGACCAGGCTGCCTTCATCCTGCGCTGCAAGAGGGACGTCTTCAAGGGAGCCACCTTCGCCGAGTTCCTGGCCCCCCAGGATGTCAGCATTTTCTATGGCTCCACCGCCCCCTACCACCTGCCCTCCTGGAGTGCCTGCACTTCTGCCAGTGAGTGCCCCCCAtcgctgggagagggaggggccaggcAAGCCTGCCTcatgggctctggggggggctggggtcttAGATGCCcatctgggtggggaggggggcatcgTGGCTAGacaagggctgggagccaggactcctgcatcTTTACCCAGCTCCAGGAGGgtagtggggtctagtggttagagggtgCTGGGAAGGCAGGATCCCTGGGTGCTATTTagggaggagagcagggtctAGTAGTTAgtgtggagaggggctgggaaccaggactcctagGTTGTCTCCCTGGTGCTGTGAGGGGCACAGGGCTTTTCCAGCCCCCGCTGACCCTCCACCCCTCGGTCTGtgtccccagctgcagctgctgtggATTACACCCAAGAGAAATCAGTCTTCTGCCGGATCAGGTGAGTTCTCCCCAGGACAGGTGGGGTgtcatggggtgggggcagccctaGAGGGTAGGCAGCTGCCCGATGCCCCCCCCTTCCATCCAGCAGACTCGCGAGGCTGTGGGAGCGGGCGAGCAGCTGAGCCTGCGTGGGCGACGCCTTAGCCCAGCCCCTTGCCTCACTCCCGGCCCTTGTGGCTGTCTGCCTCATGCCCCTTAGCCCAGCCTTTCCACTGCTGCCTTCTCGCCCCTGccggccctggagccaggcgctTGGGGGCAGATTTGCTCCTGGCCCAGCCCTCTCTCCATCTGGGCAAACCAAGCTGACCCCGTGTGTGTGTCCTCGCTCCCTTGGCTTTCCTTGGGTACCACCTGAATGGGCAGGGCACCCCGTGTTCCTGGCAGCCCCTGCGAGCCAGGGAGCTGTCAGGTCTGGGACTGGGAAGGGGACTCCATGCCCTGGGTTCCCAGCTGTGCCCAGGATGGGGGGATCTGGGGCTTGTTGGGGGGCCAGGGTATAGGGGGCCCTGCGATTTTTGTTGCTGGTCGGTCCTGGTCTCCTCTGGCCTCTGGTCTTATTGCAGGCGTTTGTTTCTCAGTGGAGGCCGCACCCGTGGGCGGGAGCTGTGTTACTCCCCCTTCCGGCTCACACCCTACCTGGCCAAGGTGCGCCCCTCGGACAGCTCCgacggccagccctgctgcctgctcaTTGCGGAGCGCATCCACTCGGGTTACGAAGGTGAGCCCAGggacggggagcaggggggatccCTCCAGAGGCTCCTCCTCATccagggcagttggggggagggggctttgccCCATGGGGTCgggaggctgcccccagcctggccttgTGGAGGCAATTGGGTCCCAAACCTCAGCCTGTATCTCCCCTACCAGCTCCCCGGATCCCACCTGATAAACGGATCTTCACCACCCGGCACACGCCCAGCTGCCTGTTCCAGGATGTGGATGAGAGGTGAGGAGGCTGGccgagcctgggggagggggcagacatcCTCTGTCCATCTCGGCTGCCACCCATGCCGGATGCAGCAGCCAGTGAGGCTTGAAGGGTCCCTAGCGGGCCGGTACTGCCCCCAGTCGACTGTAGCCAGGCTGCAGGACCTGTcgaggctgggggctggcggaACCCACTCGGGGATAGCCGCTCACTGAGCCTATCTGTTTTTCCCCAGGGCGGCCCCCTTGCTGGGTTACCTCCCCCAGGATCTGATTGGGACGCCCGTCCTCTTCTACCTGCACCCGGAGGACAGGCCACTCATGCTGGCCATCCACAAGAAAAGTGAGTGCGGGAGGGCCCAGGAGGATAGAGAGGGAAGAACCAAAGGATTGTTCTCTTTTGCAGCTCTCGCTTCAGACCCTGACTCTAAACCACTCCCCTGCTTCAGGGCTTTGGCCGGGCACCTGCCaacgtgatcggggctttttcccCACCTTTCTCTGAAACACCAGAGCTTGGCTCCAGGGTGGCTGGCACAGAACTCCTCTCCCGAGccttctggggggcagggctagctCACTTCCTTGGGGGccaaagggtcaccaagtgtggGGCTGGAAGGAATTGTCCCTCCCTGATCAGCCCGGCTTTGGGGCAGTTGTCACCAGTTGGAGTAATTTGGCTCTGTCTTGCCTAATCGGTTCCCTGCATTGGAGGGAGCcacaggcagcaggagctgggagccagggctcctgggttctcgttctgtctgggaggggagtaagggctggtgggttagagctggttggaggggagtgggaacggagccaggactcctgggttctctccctagctctgggaggggcggTGTGGGGGGTGTCTCCgacactgacccttcccccacttTTGCCCCTCAGTTCTCCAGTACGGCGGGCAGCCCTTCGACCACTCCCCCCTCCGCTTCTGCACCCGAAATGGCGAGTACGTCACTATTGACACCAGCTGGTCCAGCTTTGTCAATCCCTGGAGCCGCAAGGTCTCCTTCATCATGGGGCGCCACAAAGTCCGCACGTGAGTCCGGGGCCCTGGGCGGGTGGCGTCGCCTCTGAGGACCCAGGCTCCCCCAATAGCCGGGGATGGCCCTGCCTTTCCCTGACGCTTTTCTCCCCACTCTGCACAGGGGCCCTCTCAACGAAGACGTCTTCACAGCCCCCAAGGCGCTGAAGATGCGGCCGCTGGAGCCAGACGTCCAGGAACTCTCAGAGCAGATCCATCGGCTGCTGCTCCAGGTGGGGCCAGCTCCCTTCTTAGCctgtctttccctccccccttcccccgtctACTTCCAGAGACCACCCCCCTCCCGCTCCAGGCCCTAACCCCTCTTCTGCTTCCTTTCCTCTGGCAGCCTGTGCACAGTAATGGCTCCGTGGGGCTCTGCAGCATAGGCAGCAATGCCTCCCATGAACAGTTCCGGAGCGCCGCCTCCTCCAGCGACAGCAACGGCCTCCCCACCGAGGAGACACAGGCCCAGCGGCCGGTACGAGCAGCCTCTGGctcggggagggaaggagggtctagtggttagagccaggggcctgggagccaggactcctgggttctctccccagctccaggagaagaatgggggctagtggttagagcagagggtgggggagactgggagtaGGGGACCGCTTTCCACTACCCTAACCCTCCCTTCCTGTCCTCAGATGACCTTCCAGCAGTTCTGCAAAGATGTGCACATGGTGAAGAGCCAGGGCCAGCAGGTGTTCATTGAGTCCCGCGTCAAGCCACCGGCTGGCAAACCCCCCTGTGCAGGTGAGAGCCTGGGGTCCCTATGGCTGCCAGGTGGGAGTTGGGTTTGCCCCAGTCCTGTTGACTTCCCAGGACTCAGGggcccctgtgtgtgtggggggggggtgaagatgATGAGCAGCTCCTGCTAACCCGGGATCCCCCTCCTCGTAGGCCTGGAGACGCTCAGGGCTGGCGGTGGACCAGGCAGGAGGGCCCTGTGTGAGGCTGAGCAAGGCCCGGGCCAAGTGGCAGCCTCGGAGGAATCTCTCCGGAAGGAGCCGTCCAATTACTCCTACCAGCAAATCAACTGTTTGGACGGCATCATCAGGTGAGGATGAGCTAGGAGCCTGGTCTCAGAGCTGCTCCCACCCTggggatgcagccagctctggggcggggcagctggtTACACAGGGATCCTCGCCtggggctgagatgcagccacttctCAGGCAGTGTAGCAGGTTATTCAGGGATCTCTTACCTGGTTCCcagatgcagccacttctgggatggGGTGGCTGGCTGTATGAGGATCCGTCATccagcactgagatgcagccgcctgtggggtggggtggctggtTATGTAAGCATCCCTTGTCCCCACTAACCCCAGCACTCACGCCCTTTTAGGTATTTGCAAAGCTGCAACATCCCCAGCCGGGTGAAGCGGAAATGTGGCTCCTCCTCCTACACTGGCTCCTCCCACTCCGACGATGACAAACAGAAAGCCAGCAAGGAAGTGGCCAGCTCGGCACGAGGTACAGTCCTGTCCATCCTGGtacctgttctcccccccccccccccccaccctgcttggccctgttccccacccctcccaccctgctctcctccccggcccacctgctgccctgcctctccctctggatATTACCCTGTTGCTGCTgacagtttgggggggaggggtgtcatgGAGCAAGCCTGGGGTAGCTGATGCTTTCGACCTGTTTGGAAACAGCCTGAGTTTCCTGCCGGGCCAGAGAAGGCGAAATTTGGAGACGCGTTTCGAGGCTGTCGATGTCCCTCCCTTCGATCGACTCGAAACGCTTCCGTCCTGTCTTGGGTGTAACGCCGGGGCGGGTGGGAAAACCCATCCACGCGGGACACCGCCCAATTGTTTGGTGCTGTGGCCATGTTTTCCCGATGGGAAAACCCCTTTAGGGCAGGTTTTCTCTGCCCTTGTTCCTTTAGGAAGCCTGACACCCGTCCATCTGTCCTCTGCGCagggccccccacctccctcattAACCCCTCGTTGTCTCTTTGAACAGATGTGGAGGAAACGCTGCCGAGCCGGTCCAAGAGGGAGGAGGAGCCTGGGCCAGCGGCCGCCGCGGTGGTGGGCCCACCGCTGGCCCCGCTGGCCTTGCCCAGCAAGGCGGAGAGTGTGGTTTCCGTCACCAGTCAGTGTAGTTTCAGCAGTACCATCGTCCACGTGGGAGATAAGAAACCCCCGGAATCGGGTACTGGAGGGGAAGTGCCAGTGGatccggggcagggctggcgggagggggccgCTTTGACCCCTCGTAGCGGTGGGGCGCGCACGCGCCCCATCACTGGGTGACTCTAGCTACATGCTGGCCGGTTGCATCTGCCGCCGGCCCCCTTCTCCGGCCAGCGGCGGAGAGCCGCCcggcctctccctgcagccccttctcCGCCGCGTCTCAGTAGCAGTGTAATATTCAGGGGGGCTGGTCTCACCGGCAGcgtctgctccttccccacaccCCATAACCTCTTCCTTCCAAGGCGACATGCTGGCACCGCACTGGGGGTGGGTGGCGGGCTGGGGTTTCTCCCACTCTGCTGTGTATTcactttgcctcccccccccgtgcctgcTGTCAGGACCCCCCTCACGGGTGACTCCGGAGTGCAGCCGAGAGCACTGGATTCGTGGCTTCCCCAAATggcttttcattttttgtttgccTCCATCTGACGCCTTTATTTTTCCCCCCCGCTTCCTTCCTTGAGGTCGGCTGAGTTGCTGGCGAAGCTCCCACTGGGGGACGGGCAGGTGAaaggggagtgaggtctagtggtcagagcgggggcaAGGGGAGCTGGGAACTAGAATGCCTGGGTTCTCTTgccggatctgggaggggagtgggagctggtggttagagtttgggggcggggggctgggagctaggactCTCTCCAGCTCTGCTGCTCACTCACTGCTTAACCCTGGCCGGCTGCCCCTCCTGGCTGACCCCGCTTCCCCCCTTGGTCTCTCTCCAGACATTGTGATGATGGAGGAGGGCCCTGGCCCCACGcccccagctctcctgcccagCGCACCACCTGACCGGGAGCAGTACCGCCGGGTGGGGCTCACCAAAGAGGTGCTCTCCACGCACACCCAGCAGGAAGAACAGGTCTTCCTCAGCCGCTTTAAGGACCTAAGCCGGCTGCATGTCTTCGACGCGCCAGCCGGGCGCAGCCAGCACGAGGGACGGGGCGCCGAGCCAGGTGCGCCTTGTAATTCAGGAGGAGTCTGGGGGCACTCTTGAGAGGGTCAgttcagggcaaattgctcagacagggctacttacagctcaAGACTCCActgtaaggcaccaaaccagccccAAAGATCCTTTCTGTTTGCCATGCTGGctagcaagaagttccacaagcAATTCCCTTCAAGACCCTCCCATTCTCCTGTGCCCCAAGCAGCACCACTCCGTGCACAGACGCGAGGCCATGGAAACCGCCCGCACCACATCCGCGCAGGGGCTCccgatcccaaaggaccagccgcGGTCCCAGGTCAATTCGTGCCTTGGCTCTTATGCAAAAGAGCGCGCTGGGCCAGTCCTTCAGAATCGCACACCCGCCCGGACGTTCATAGAACTCTCTAGGGAGAGTTGCAAGTTTTTCAAGGAGTCGAAGTGCACACGCCGGTTGCACAGTCCTGGGTGCAGCCGTGCAGCAGGGATGGACCAGGCTGCTGGCTTAAATCAAGGGTGGACAGCTGCTCTTGGGATGGGTCTTGCCGTCCTTTGATGCTTCAGTTTGTAGCAAAGAGCCTCCAGCGGAGACGCCGAGGGGATGGGCTTCCAGGGCCCTTTCTGTCTCCTCGGCTGGGTGGGACTCCCGATCTGGCTGTGGACAAGTGCATTCCGAGGGGGGGTCTGAAGCGCGTGGGCAAGCGCCCTGTCCGCAACGGGCCCCGTTCTGTCTAGAAGGGTTGCGGGAAGGTCCATTCGGTGTAGCTGGTGCCTCTCGGGCTCCATTAGCTGTCGAATGTTTCTTGATAGCcccgttggctgggaatggcTGCTCTGCCTAGGCTGGGGAGCTGCTCGGGGCTTACTCCAGGGGCTGATGTTCTGATCTTCAAGTACAGAAACACCATGCGGGCTGGGCACACACTGAACCTCAGGTGGGATTTATGGCAGAGAGAACAGAGGCTGCACCTGTCAAGATGTATCAAAATCTGATTGtgtccgctgggggggggggtggctcatCCCCGGCCCCCTTCGCTAACCACTCCCCCCTCTTCTCCTGGCAGGGCACCATGGGCCGCGGCGGGGCGCCGGCCGGCGCGGCAAGGCCAAGCGCGTCAAGCAGCACAAGGCATCTGACAGCACTGGCTCCCCgcctcaccccagccctgccaccgCCGCCTGGCCCCCCTCAGGCActgcccaggccagcctgcctgctcttcccttccccactgtGGTGCCCACCTACCCACTGTCCGtcttcccgcccagccagccccccaccgagcccgccccccacttccctgcccccgTGGTGGCTCTCATGCTCCCCAACTACCTCCTGCCTCCACCTTACTTCCCTACCCCAGCCTCCTTCGGGGAGCCCGCCTGCCCCTTCGGCGCCTGCCCACCGGGCCCCCCTGAGG includes:
- the PER1 gene encoding period circadian protein homolog 1 isoform X2 — protein: MSTTCEQRQVSFEGSSGGNVGGAGSGAPRRTRVPRGAEPQGQANDDMDANSNGSSGNESQSHDSLRSDHSSSGNGKDSALLETTESSKSTNSQSLSPPSSSIAYSLLSTSSEQDNPSTSGCSSEQSARVKTQKELMKALKEMKIRLPSEKRGKGQSGTLATLQYALSCVKQVQASHDYYQQWTIDEGQPCALDVSSYTIEELESITSEYTLKNPDTFAVAVSFVTGKILYISDQAAFILRCKRDVFKGATFAEFLAPQDVSIFYGSTAPYHLPSWSACTSATAAAVDYTQEKSVFCRISGGRTRGRELCYSPFRLTPYLAKVRPSDSSDGQPCCLLIAERIHSGYEAPRIPPDKRIFTTRHTPSCLFQDVDERAAPLLGYLPQDLIGTPVLFYLHPEDRPLMLAIHKKILQYGGQPFDHSPLRFCTRNGEYVTIDTSWSSFVNPWSRKVSFIMGRHKVRTGPLNEDVFTAPKALKMRPLEPDVQELSEQIHRLLLQPVHSNGSVGLCSIGSNASHEQFRSAASSSDSNGLPTEETQAQRPMTFQQFCKDVHMVKSQGQQVFIESRVKPPAGKPPCAGLETLRAGGGPGRRALCEAEQGPGQVAASEESLRKEPSNYSYQQINCLDGIIRYLQSCNIPSRVKRKCGSSSYTGSSHSDDDKQKASKEVASSARDIVMMEEGPGPTPPALLPSAPPDREQYRRVGLTKEVLSTHTQQEEQVFLSRFKDLSRLHVFDAPAGRSQHEGRGAEPGHHGPRRGAGRRGKAKRVKQHKASDSTGSPPHPSPATAAWPPSGTAQASLPALPFPTVVPTYPLSVFPPSQPPTEPAPHFPAPVVALMLPNYLLPPPYFPTPASFGEPACPFGACPPGPPEASRSTTPSQPERADSPLFNSRCSSPLQLNLLQMEEAPKAAERQEVPGGPAGQGGGGARGTPGAGELRSQKETCLAEGQDSSNNDALSSSSDLLDLLLQEDSRSGTGSAASGSGSMGSGSNGGSTSASGTASSKSSHTSKYFGSVDSPEPELAGKQAGSVGAGEQFIRYVLQDPIWLLMANSDEKVMLTYQLPSRPMAAVLQEDREKLKQMQKQQPRFTEEQKRELAEVHPWMKKGLLPKAINIRACVDCGSNPASRVAPLYDVELPDMDLSTMLEPMEEGSGAPPCPDMAMEEEEAEQPAQPEGGTENTG
- the PER1 gene encoding period circadian protein homolog 1 isoform X1, giving the protein MSTTCEQRQVSFEGSSGGNVGGAGSGAPRRTRVPRGAEPQGQANDDMDANSNGSSGNESQSHDSLRSDHSSSGNGKDSALLETTESSKSTNSQSLSPPSSSIAYSLLSTSSEQDNPSTSGCSSEQSARVKTQKELMKALKEMKIRLPSEKRGKGQSGTLATLQYALSCVKQVQASHDYYQQWTIDEGQPCALDVSSYTIEELESITSEYTLKNPDTFAVAVSFVTGKILYISDQAAFILRCKRDVFKGATFAEFLAPQDVSIFYGSTAPYHLPSWSACTSATAAAVDYTQEKSVFCRISGGRTRGRELCYSPFRLTPYLAKVRPSDSSDGQPCCLLIAERIHSGYEAPRIPPDKRIFTTRHTPSCLFQDVDERAAPLLGYLPQDLIGTPVLFYLHPEDRPLMLAIHKKILQYGGQPFDHSPLRFCTRNGEYVTIDTSWSSFVNPWSRKVSFIMGRHKVRTGPLNEDVFTAPKALKMRPLEPDVQELSEQIHRLLLQPVHSNGSVGLCSIGSNASHEQFRSAASSSDSNGLPTEETQAQRPMTFQQFCKDVHMVKSQGQQVFIESRVKPPAGKPPCAGLETLRAGGGPGRRALCEAEQGPGQVAASEESLRKEPSNYSYQQINCLDGIIRYLQSCNIPSRVKRKCGSSSYTGSSHSDDDKQKASKEVASSARDVEETLPSRSKREEEPGPAAAAVVGPPLAPLALPSKAESVVSVTSQCSFSSTIVHVGDKKPPESDIVMMEEGPGPTPPALLPSAPPDREQYRRVGLTKEVLSTHTQQEEQVFLSRFKDLSRLHVFDAPAGRSQHEGRGAEPGHHGPRRGAGRRGKAKRVKQHKASDSTGSPPHPSPATAAWPPSGTAQASLPALPFPTVVPTYPLSVFPPSQPPTEPAPHFPAPVVALMLPNYLLPPPYFPTPASFGEPACPFGACPPGPPEASRSTTPSQPERADSPLFNSRCSSPLQLNLLQMEEAPKAAERQEVPGGPAGQGGGGARGTPGAGELRSQKETCLAEGQDSSNNDALSSSSDLLDLLLQEDSRSGTGSAASGSGSMGSGSNGGSTSASGTASSKSSHTSKYFGSVDSPEPELAGKQAGSVGAGEQFIRYVLQDPIWLLMANSDEKVMLTYQLPSRPMAAVLQEDREKLKQMQKQQPRFTEEQKRELAEVHPWMKKGLLPKAINIRACVDCGSNPASRVAPLYDVELPDMDLSTMLEPMEEGSGAPPCPDMAMEEEEAEQPAQPEGGTENTG